One region of Leptidea sinapis chromosome 10, ilLepSina1.1, whole genome shotgun sequence genomic DNA includes:
- the LOC126966586 gene encoding F-box/LRR-repeat protein 4 isoform X5: MQRATRIITSLSSYEGADNDDDRPEGVGPARDLEQFVSQVEDFSSQYGSEISISYTAHNLRGPPANFPDYGDYPQAFVMRTYGTWWEEAPSVQKNFMPQNAPAIQSQDFVEVSFRTLVFPSEVAIFETYNPGALVRIWALGPLEWLLLWEGEPEYAGDKPRIFRPPIREIDYPVRILRLEFDHRLLPYYTELDAISIRGLEGRMCAIQSKIDHELAKRNKKKAQCWRLDYMKQC, from the exons ATGCAAAGGGCTACAAGAATTATTACATCTTTATCATCGTATGAGGgtgctgataatgatgatgatagacCTGAAGGAGTAGGTCCAGCACGTGATTTAGAACAGTTTGTAAGTCAGGTTGAAGATTTTAGTTCTCAGTATGGAAGCGAAATAAGTATCTCATATACCGCACACAATCTTCGTGGACCTCCCGCCAATTTTCCCGACTATGGAGATTATCCTCAAGCGTTTGTCATG AGAACTTATGGTACGTGGTGGGAAGAAGCTCCTTCggttcaaaaaaattttatgcCGCAGAATGCTCCCGCAATACAAAGCCAGGATTTTGTTG aagtTTCATTTAGGACGTTAGTATTTCCTTCGGAAGTGGCTATATTTGAGACATATAATCCAGGTGCATTAGTAAGGATTTGGGCATTAGGGCCACTAGAATGGTTGTTGCTGTGGGAAGGGGAGCCAGAATATGCTGGGGATAAACCAAGAATTTTCAGGCCACCCATACGTGAAATTGACTATCCAGTCAG gaTTTTGAGATTGGAATTTGATCACCGGCTTCTACCATATTATACTGAACTAGATGCCATATCGATAAGAGGGTTAGAAGGCAGAATGTGTGCGATACAGTCTAAAATTGATCATGAGTTGgctaaaagaaataaaaaaaaag CTCAGTGCTGGCGTCTAGATTACATGAAACAGTGTTGA
- the LOC126966603 gene encoding splicing factor 3B subunit 4, with protein sequence MAAGPIAERNQDATIYVGGLDDRVSESLLWELFVQAGPVVNVHMPKDRVTQTHQGYGFVEFMGEEDADYAIKVMNMIKLYGKPVRVNKASAHQKNLDVGANVFIGNLDPEVDEKLLYDTFSAFGVILQTPKVMRDPETGNSKAFAFINFASFEASDAAIEAMNNQYLCNRPISVSYAFKKDVKGERHGSAAERLLAAQNPLSHADRPHQLFADAPPTMMGPMMMAPPPPPTPTPLPPPGPPMNARPPPPLPMSAPPPPPSSMPPPGPPPPPGPPPPPPPFHHYPPPPFGPPGFGPPPPPGSRAPPPWRPPPPSFRPQFPPRGPPPFGHPPFPPHHPPEPNYNY encoded by the exons ATGGCTGCGGGTCCGATTGCGGAGAGAAATCAAG ATGCTACAATATATGTTGGGGGTCTTGATGATAGAGTATCAGAGAGCTTGTTATGGGAGTTGTTTGTTCAAGCAGGACCTGTTG TAAATGTTCACATGCCCAAAGATAGAGTCACACAGACACATCAAGGTTATGGATTTGTTGAATTTATGGGAGAGGAAGATGCAGACTACGCTATTAAG GTTATGAACATGATAAAACTCTATGGAAAACCAGTAAGAGTCAATAAAGCATCAGCACATCAAAAGAATCTTGATGTTGGGGCCAATGTTTTCATTGGTAACTTGGACCCAGAAGTGGATGAGAAACTACTGTATGATACATTCTCGGCGTTTGGTGTTATTTTACAAACACCTAAG GTGATGCGAGATCCAGAAACAGGCAACTCAAAAGCATTTGCATTTATCAACTTTGCTTCTTTTGAAGCGTCAGATGCTGCAATTGAAGCTATGAATAACCAATACCTATGTAATAGGCCAATATCAGTATCATATGCATTTAAAAAGGATGTCAAAGGAGAAAGGCATGGGTCTGCCGCTGAaag ATTGCTAGCGGCGCAGAACCCGCTATCGCACGCAGACAGACCTCACCAGCTGTTCGCGGATGCGCCGCCGACTATGATGGGGCCGATGATGATGGCGCCACCGCCGCCGCCGACTCCCACGCCGCTCCCTCCTCCAGGACCTCCGATGAACGCACGTCCCCCTCCTCCACTACCCATGTCGGCCCCCCCGCCCCCTCCGTCGTCCATGCCCCCACCGGGTCCTCCCCCTCCCCCCGGTCCTCCTCCCCCTCCCCCACCATTCCATCATTACCCCCCACCGCCCTTCGGTCCGCCCGGTTTTGGACCGCCACCGCCCCCTGGCTCCAGAGCTCCCCCGCCCTGGAGGCCGCCCCCCCCTTCGTTCCGGCCCCAGTTCCCACCAAGAGGGCCGCCCCCCTTTGGGCATCCACCGTTCCCTCCACATCATCCCCCGGAGccgaattataattattaa